The sequence ggttgaggctagtgtctgggggggggggttgaggctagtgtctgggggggagggggttgaggctagtgtctggggggagggggttgaggctagtgtctggggggttgaggctagtgtctggggggaggggggttgaggctagtgtctgggggggggtggggctagtgtctgggggggttgatgctagtgtctggggggggttgatgctagtgtctggggggggttgaggctagtgtctggggggggttGAGACTAGTGTCTGGGGGGTTgatgctagtgtctgggggggttgaggctagtgtctggggggttgAGACtcagtgtctgggggagggggttgaggctagtgtctgggggaggggggttgaggctagtgtctggggggagggggttgaggctagtgtctgggggagggggattgaggctagtgtctggggggggagggggattgaggctagtgtctgggggggagggggttgaggctagtgtctggggggaggggggttatggctagtgtctggggggttgaggctagtgtctggggggggttgaggctagtgtctggggggaggggggttgaggctagtgtctggggggagggggttgaggctagtgtctgggggaggggttgaggctagtgtctgggggagggggttgaggctagtgtctgggggagggggttaaggctagtgtctgggggagggggttaaggctagtgtctgggggagggggttaaggctagtgtctgggggaggggttaaggctagtgtctggggagggggataaggctagtgtctgggggaggggggttaggctagtgtctgggggaggggggttaaggctagtgtctggggggagggggttgaggctagtgtctgggggagggggttgaggctagtgtctgggggagggggttgaggctagtgtctgggggagggggggttgaggctagtgtctggggggggttgaggctagtgtctggggggttgaggctagtgtctggggagggggttgaggctagtgtctgggggggttaaggctagtgtctgggggggttgaggctagtgtctggggggggttgagtctagtgtctgggggggggttgaggctagtgtctggggggggttgaggctagtgtctggggggggagggggttgaggctagtgtctggggggtggtggttgaggctagtgtctggggggttgaggctagtgccTGGGGGgtgttgaggctagtgtctgggggagggggttaaggctagtgtctgggggagggggttaaggctagtgtctggggggagggggttaaggctagtgtctgggggagggggttaaggctagtgtctggggagggggttaaggctagtgtctgggggaggggggttaaggctagtgtctgggggagggggttaaggctagtgtctgggggagggggttgaggctagtgtctgggggagggggttgaggctagtgtctggggggagggggttgaggctagtgtctgggggagggggttgaggctagtgtctgggggagggggttgaggctagtgtctgggggggggttgaggctagtgtctgggggttgaggctagtgtctgggggagggggttgaggctagtgtctgggggttaaggctagtgtctggggggttgaggctagtgtctggggggggttgaggctagtgtctgggggttgAGTCTAGTGCCTGGGGGGGgtgttgaggctagtgtctgggggagggggttaaggctagtgtctggggggagggggttaaggctagtgtctgggggagggggttaaggctagtgtctgggggagggggttaaggctagtgtctgggggaggggggttaaggctagtgtctgggggaggggggttaaggctagtgtctggggagGGGataaggctagtgtctgggggagggggttaaggctagtgtctgggggagggggttaaggctagtgtctgggggagggggttgaggctagtgtctggggggagggggttgaggctagtgtctgggggagggggttgaggctagtgtctggggggttgaggctagtgtctgggggggttgaggctagtgtctgggggttgaggctagtgtctgggggggttgaggctagtgtctgggggaggggggttgaggctagtgtctgggggttaaggctagtgtctgggggggggttgagtctagtgtctggggggttgagtctagtgtctgggggagggggctgggctagtgtctgggggggggttgaggctagtgtctggggggagggggttgaggctagtgtctggggggtggtggttgaggctagtgtctggggggggggttgaggctagtgccTGGGGGGGgtgttgaggctagtgtctgggggagggggttgaggctagtgtctgggggttgaggctagtgtctggggggttgaggctagtgtctgggggggggatgaggctagtgtctgggggggggttgaggctagtgtctgggggggaggggggagttgaggctagtgtctggggggaggggttaaggctagtgtctggggggagggggttgaggctagtgtctgggggagggggttgaggctagtgtctgggggagggggttaaggctagtgtctggggggttaaggctagtgtctgggggggttaaggctagtgtctggggggagggggttgaggctagtgtctgggggagggggttgaggctagtgtctggggggaggggggttgaggctagtgtctgggagggggttgaggctagtgtctgggggggggggagggggttgaggctagtgtctggggggggttatggctagtgtctgggggggggttatggctagtgtctgggggttatggctagtgtctgggggaggggggggttgaggctagtgtctgggggagggggttgaggctagtgtctggggggagggggttgaggctagtgtctggggggagggggttgaggctagtgtctgggggagggggttgaggctagtgtctgggggagggggttgaggctagtgtctggggggaggggggttgaggctagtgtctggggggggagggggttgaggctagtgtctgggggaggggttaaggctagtgtctggggggttgaggctagtgtctgggggagggggttaaggctagtgtctgggggagggggttgaggctagtgtctggggggagggggttgaggctagtgtctggggggagggggttgaggctagtgtctgggggagggggttgaggctagtgtctgggggaggggttgaggctagtgtctggggggagggggttgaggctagtgtctggggggagggggttaaggctagtgtctgggggagggggttgaggctagtgtctggggggaggggggttatggctagtgtctgggggggttatggctagtgtctggggagggggttgaggctagtgtctggggaggggggggttaaggctagtgtctgggggaggggggttaaggctagtgcctgggggaggggggttaaggctagtgtctgggggagggggttaaggctagtgtctgggggagggggttaaggctagtgtctggggggtgaggctagtgtctgggggggtgaggctagtgtctggggggagggggttaaggctagtgtctggggggtgaggctagtgtctggggggttgaggctagtgtctggggggttgaggctagtgtctgggggggttaaggctagtgtctgggggttagggctagtgtctgggggagggaggttagggctagtgtctggggggagggaggttagggctagtgtctgggggagggaggttaaggctagtgtctgggggggggttgaggctagtgtctggggggggagggggttgaggctagtgtctgggggagggggttaaggctagtgtctgggggagggggttaaggctagtgtctgggggagggggttaaggctagtgtctgggggagggggttaaggctagtgtctgggggtgaggctagtgtctgggggggggggtgaggctagtgtctgggggagggggttaaggctagtgtctggggggtgaggctagtgtctggggggtgaggctagtgtctgggggggggggttgaggctagtgtctgggggttaaggctagtgtctggggggggttagggctagtgtctgggggagggaggttagggctagtgtctggggggagggaggttagggctagtgtctggggggagggaggttaaggctagtgtctgggggttgaggctagtgtctggggggaggggggttgaggctagtgtctgggggagggggttaaggctagtgtctgggggagggggttgaggctagtgtctgggggagggggttgaggctagtgtctgggggaggggttgaggctagtgtctgggggagggggttgaggctagtgtctgggggagggggttgaggctagtgtctgggggagggggttgaggctagtgtctgggggagggggttaaggctagtgtctggggggagggggttgaggctagtgtctgggggagggggttatggctagtgtctggggggttatggctagtgtctggggagggggttgaggctagtgtctgggggggggctagtgtctgggggagggggttaaggctagtgtctggggggagggggttaaggctagtgtctggggggagggggttaaggctagtgtctgggggggtgaggctagtgtctgggggggggggttgaggctagtgtctggggggagggggttaaggctagtgtctggggggttaaggctagtgtctgggggttaaggctagtgtctgggggagggaggttagggctagtgtctgggggagggaggttaggctagtgtctggggggagggaggttagggctagtgtctggggggagggaggttagggctagtgtctgggggggttaaggctagtgtctgggggttaaggctagtgtctgggggagggggttgaggctagtgtctgggggagggggttgaggctagtgtctgggggagggggttgaggctagtgtctggggggagggggttaaggctagtgtctggggggggggttaaggctagtgtctggggggagggggttaaggctagtgtctgggggagggggttaaggctagtgtctggggggagggggataaggctagtgtctgggggagggggttaaggctagtgtctgggggaggggggttgaggctagtgtctgggggaggggggttgaggctagtgtctgggggagggggttgaggctagtgtctgggggagggggttgaggctagtgtctgggggggggttgaggctagtgtctgggggggggttggaggctagtgtctgggggagggggttgaggctagtgtctggggggggggttaaggctagtgtctgggggggttgaggctagtgtctggggggggttgagtctagtgtctgggggagggggttgaggctagtgtctgggggggggttgaggctagtgtctgggggagggggttgaggctagtgtctgggggtggtggttgaggctagtgtctggggggttgaggctagtgccTGGGGGGGgtgttgaggctagtgtctgggggagggggttaaggctagtgtctgggggagggggttaaggctagtgtctgggggagggggttaaggctagtgtctgggggagggggttaaggctagtgtctggggggagggggttaaggctagtgtctggggggagggggttaaggctagtgtctgggggagggggttaaggctagtgtctggggggagggggttaaggctagtgtctgggggagggggttaaggctagtgtctgggggagggggttgaggctagtgtctggggggggggttgaggctagtgtctgggggaggggttgaggctagtgtctgggggagggggttgaggctagtgtctggggggggttgaggctagtgtctgggggggggttgaggctagtgtctgggggaggggggttgaggctagtgtctgggggttaaggctagtgtctggggggttgaggctagtgtctggggggggttgaggctagtgtctgggggttgAGTCTagtgcctgggggggggggggggggtgttgaggctagtgtctggggagggggttaaggctagtgtctgggggagggggttaaggctagtgtctggggggagggggttaaggctagtgtctgggggagggggttaaggctagtgtctggggggaggggggttaaggctagtgtctgggggagggggataaggctagtgtctgggggagggggttaaggctagtgtctggggggagggggttaaggctagtgtctgggggagggggttgaggctagtgtctgggggagggggttgaggctagtgtctgggggagggggttgaggctagtgtctgggggaggggttgaggctagtgtctgggggttgaggctagtgtctggggggttgaggctagtgtctggggggttgaggctagtgtctgggggagggggttgaggctagtgtctggggggttaaggctagtgtctggggggggttgagtctagtgtctggggggggttgagtctagtgtctggggggagggggctgaggctagtgtctggggggttgaggctagtgtctggggggaggggttgaggctagtgtctgggggggtggtggttgaggctagtgtctggggggttgaggctagtgccTGGGGgtgttgaggctagtgtctgagGGAgtggggggttgaggctagtgtctgggggggatgaggctagtgtctgggggggggggggggttgaggctagtgtctgggggaggggttaaggctagtgtctgggggagggggttgaggctagtgtctgggggagggggttgaggctagtgtctgggggagggggttaaggctagtgtctgggggttaaggctagtgtctggggggttaaggctagtgtctgggggagggggttgaggctagtgtctgggggagggggttgaggctagtgtctgggggagggggttgaggctagtgtctggggggggagggggttgaggctagtgtctggggggagggggttgaggctagtgtctgggggttatggctagtgtctgggggttatggctagtgtctggggggggggttatggctagtgtctgggggaggggggttgaggctagtgtctgggggagggggttgaggctagtgtctgggggagggggttgaggctagtgtctggggggaggggggttgaggctagtgtctgggggagggggttgaggctagtgtctgggggagggggttgaggctagtgtctgggggagggggttgaggctagtgtctgggggagggggttaaggctagtgtctgggggggggggttgaggctagtgtctggggggaggggggttgaggctagtgtctggggggggggagggggttaaggctagtgtctgggggagggggttgaggctagtgtctgggggagggggttgaggctagtgtctgggggagggggttgaggctagtgtctgggggaggggttgaggctagtgtctggggggagggggttgaggctagtgtctgggggagggggttaaggctagtgtctggggggagggggttgaggctagtgtctgggggaggggggttatggctagtgtctgggggggttatggctagtgtctggggagggggttgaggctagtgtctggggaggggggttaaggctagtgtctgggggagggggttaaggctagtgcctgggggagggggttaaggctagtgtctggggagggggttaaggctagtgtctggggggagggggttaaggctagtgtctggggggggtgaggctagtgtctgggggtgaggctagtgtctgggggagggggttaaggctagtgtctgggggggtgaggctagtgtctggggggggtgaggctagtgtctgggggggggaggctagtgtctgggggggttaaggctagtgtctgggggggttaaggctagtgtctgggggagggaggttagggctagtgtctgggggagggaggttagggctagtgtctgggggagggaggttaaggctagtgtctgggggttgaggctagtgtctgggggagggggttgaggctagtgtctgggggagggggttaaggctagtgtctggggggaggggggttgaggctagtgtctgggggaggggggttgaggctagtgtctgggggagggttgaggctagtgtctggggggaggggttgaggctagtgtctggggaggggggttgaggctagtgtctggggggaggggttgaggctagtgtctgggggagggggttaaggctagtgtctggggagggggttgaggctagtgtctggggggagggggttatggctagtgtctgggggggttatggctagtgtctggggagggggttgaggctagtgtctggggggttaAGGCtggtgtctgggggagggggttaaggctagtgtctggggggaggggttaaggctagtgtctgggggagggggttaaggctagtgtctgggggaggttagggctagtgtctggggggagggaggttaggctagtgtctgggggagggaggttagggctagtgtctgggggagggaggttagggctagtgtctgggggagggaggttagggctagtgtctgggggggttaaggctagtgtctgggggttaaggctagtgtctgggggttaaggctagtgtctggggggggttaaggctagtgtctgaggggggttaaggctagtgtctgggggaggggttaaggctagtgtctggggggggggttgaggctagtgtctgggggagggggttgaggctagtgtctggggggagggggttgaggctagtgtctgggggttaAGTGTCtgggggttaaggctagtgtctgggggagggggttaaggctagtgtctggtAGGGGTTTAAAGAGGTTACCTGTGTATTTGACCAGGGGCGCCCGTGGGAGATCTCCCACAGTTTGGCGACAGAGTCTTTCCCGGTGGAGAGGACGTGCTTGGGAGTTCTTCGAGAAGACAGCGGAGCAGACCTCCGCCCCATCATGGGCCTTATCAAACGTCATCACACAGCGGTTAGACACGCCGTCCCACAGCTTGATACTGCCGTCCTTACTGCACGTCACATAGCTGGAGACACAGAATGAGCAGAGGGTTAAGGTCATGGGTCAGGGACTGAGCCAGTCTAGTGAACCCACCTGTTGACactgtcagggttaaggtcacgGTCAGGGACTGAGCCAGTCTAGTGAACCCACCTGTTGACactgtcagggttaaggtcacgGTCAGGGACTGAGCCAGTCCTAGTGAACCCACCTGTTGACACTGTCAGGGTTAAGGGGTCACGGTCAGGGACTGAGCCAGTCTAGTGAACCCACCTGTTGACactgtcagggttaaggtcatgtGTTGGGGACCTAAGGGCTGTGGCAGTTATATTCTGTCAGGTTAAGGTCATGGGTCAGGGACCTAAGGGCTGTGGTAGTTCTATtctgtcagggttaaggtcatggGACCTAAGGGCTGTGGCAGTTATATtctgtcagggttaaggtcatggGTCAGGGACCTAAGGGCTATGGCAGTTATATtctgtcagggttaaggtcatggGTCAGGGACTGAGCCAGTCTAGTGAACCCACCTGTTGACactgtcagggttaaggtcatgtGTTGGGGACCTAAGGGCTGTGGCAGTTCTATtctgtcagggttaaggtcatggGTCAGGGACCTAAGGACTGTGGCAGTTATATTCTGTCAGGTTAAGGTCATGGGTCAGGGACCTAAGGGCTATGGCAGTTATATtctgtcagggttaaggtcatggGTCAGGGACTGAGCCAGTCTAGTGAACCCACCTGTTGACactgtcagggttaaggtcatgtGTTGGGGACCTAAGGGCTGTGGCAGTTATATtctgtcagggttaaggtcatggGTCAGGGACCTAAGGGCTGTGGCAGTTCTATtctgtcagggttaaggtcagggacCTAAGGGCTGTGGCAGTTATATtctgtcagggttaaggtcatggGTCAGGGACCTAAGGGCTGTGGCAGTTATATTCTGTCAGGGTTTAGGTCATGGGTCAGGGACCTAAGGGCTGTGGCAGATATATtctgtcagggttaaggtcatggGTCAGGGACCTAAGGGCTGTGGCAGTTATATtctgtcagggttaaggtcatggGTCAGGGACCTAAGGGCTGTGGCAGTTATATtctgtcagggttaaggtcatgtGTCAGGGACCTAAGGGCTGTGGCAGTTATATtctgtcagggttaaggtcatggGTCAGGGACCTAAGGGCTGTGGCAGTTATATtctgtcagggttaaggtcatggGTCAGGGACCTAAGGGCCGTGGCAGTTATATtctgtcagggttaaggtcatggGTCAGGGACCTAAGGCTGTGGCAGTTATATtctgtcagggttaaggtcatggGTCAGGGACCTAAGGGCTGTGGCAGATTATATtctgtcagggttaaggtcatggGTCAGGGACCTAAGGGCTGTGGCAGTTATATTCTGTCAGGGTTCATGGGTCAGGGACCTAAGGGCTGTGGCAGTTATATTCTGTCAGGGTTAAGGTGTGGGTCAGGGACCTGAAGGGCTGTGGCAGATATATTCTGTCAGCTGGTTATTGTCAAGCAGAagactgccggtctcacggtaattgaccgtaaTGAACATAAGCTGATGATGCACCTATAAACATCttataaacatttttatttttatatcctCGCTTGTTGTCCTG comes from Oncorhynchus gorbuscha isolate QuinsamMale2020 ecotype Even-year unplaced genomic scaffold, OgorEven_v1.0 Un_scaffold_3312, whole genome shotgun sequence and encodes:
- the LOC124027509 gene encoding cleavage stimulation factor subunit 1-like produces the protein MTLTLTVSTVSTGGFTRTGSVPDRDLNPDSVNSYVTCSKDGSIKLWDGVSNRCVMTFDKAHDGAEVCSAVFSKNSQARPLHRERLCRQTVGDLPRAPLVKYTGAGLSGRQMHRTQGVFNHTEDYVLLPDERTISLCCWDSRSAERKNLLSLGHNNIVRCIVHSPTNPGFMTCSDDFRARFWYRRTTTD